The DNA segment CCCAGGTGTGCAGGGAGATCGGCTGGTTCGGGTTGCTCTCGATGAACCTGGGCACGTAGCAGCCCGCGTACTCGTCGGGATGGATCTTCGCGGCGATGCCCGACCGCACGACCTCCTCGAGCGCGCCGCGCAGCTGCGGCAGCATCAGGCGGTGGCAGGTGACCTTGCCGAGGAGCGGGACGGTCTCGGTCCTGATGTTCGCGCGCACCCACTGCGGGTCGGGCGAGATCGTGCCGTTGGCGGAGTAGCGGTACGAGAACGTGCCGAACGCCTGTGCCGCCGCGTTGCCGGTGAGGAACGAGCGCGGGACGGCCGCCGGGGCGGTGAGGAGGTCGACGTCGGCGCGCTTGCCGACCAGTCGGGTCACCCGCTGGCCGACCTCACCGGGGTCGGCCCGGCCGACCGAGGCCACCAGGCCCGTGGTGCCGCGCAGGCCGAGCTGCCTGCCCACGGCGTCGCTGACCACGACGTCGATGCCCGGCAGGGTCGTCGCGAACGCACCCACCCGCCGGCTCGTGCCGCCGAGGTCGGCCTGGGCGCCGAGGGAGAGGGCGAGCGTCCGTGCCCTGGTGTGCATGACGGCCAGCTCGCCGCGCGCGACGCTCTGCCAGAGAGCGTCGGACTCGGCCGTGCCGGTCGGGGCGTACGAGCGGAAGGTCGAGGGGTCGACGGCTGCGACCGTCACCTTCGTGCCGTTCACGGTGGTGGTGCCGGCAGCGAACGTCAGTGTCGTGCCGACGCCGCGCACGCGGTCGATCGCCGTGCGCAGGGACGCGGTGAGGGTGCCGCGGCCGCGGACGAGCAGGTCCGCGGCGTTCTTGGCGCCCAGCGGCCGCACCGTGACCGGGGTCTGCGAGGCGGGCGAGGTCGCGGCTGCGCCGCTCGAGGTCGCGCCGGTGGTCGGGCGGCCGCTCGTCCCGGCGGGGCCGCCGGGGGAGTCGGACCCGCAGGCAGCTAACATCACAAAGCAGGTCGAAACTGTGCAAAGAGTCACGGCTGCGCGGCCCCGGGCCATGCGCGGCCGAGAAATGACCACCTGACCTCCTTGCGCGACTACCCCTGGTGAACGAGACTAAGCGGCTCAGGTAACGCCGTGGCGACGCTCCGTCATCGAATACGCTCCGAAGATTTCTGCAAAGAAGGGTTTTCCAAGGAGCTGAATGCCGATACGGTGTTGGCTACGCGTGAAGTTCCGCCGGGGGGATCCAGTGATGCACGGGAAAGGCCGTGAGGCAGCGGGGGGCGCAGGTCGGTGAATCCGCGCCCGTTGCACGCGAGACCTCCTTCTGAACCCACACCGCCGGTAACGCCTGCCGGCGATCTGACGATCTCACAGTTGACCGATCTCGATCTCGAGGATCTCGTCCCTCTCGCCGTTGACGGGGATCCTCGAGCGACAGAGGAGTTGCTCGGCCGGCTGCGTCCTTTGGTGCTCAGGTACTGTCGCGCGCGGCTGGGCCGTGTAGGAGGTTCGTTCGACCAAGCCGATGACGTCGCGCAGGAGGTGTGTGTGGCCGTCCTGGCTGCGCTACCGCGCTACCGGGACGAGGGCAAGCCGTTCACGGCCCTCGTCTTCGGCATTGCCGCGCGCAAGGTCGTCGATCACCACCGCGTCGCCGCGCGCACCGCGTACCCGACCGAGGATCTGCCCGAACGCGAGGACGGCGCACCCGGTCCCGAAGAGCTCATGCTGCGCGGCGCCGACGCCGAGCGCGCACGCGCCCTGCTCGACCAGCTCCCGGAGAACCTCAGGCACCTCCTGATGCTCCGGGTCGCGGCGGGCCTGTCCGCCGAAGAGACCGGCCAGGCGCTCGAGATGAGCCCTGGCGCCGTGCGAGTGGCCCAGCACCGGGCCCTCGCGCGACTCCGTACCCTCGTGGGGCAGGATCAGGACCACGAGCACAGCCCGCAGCCCGACTCCGAGTCCCCCAACCCCCGGGGGCGTCACCGGGCGCAGAGACAGCGCAAGCGCGGTAAGGAGGTGACGACGTGAGTCGCCCAAGCTCCCCCCACGCGGGTGACCTCGATGCTGTGCTGCGTGACGACCTTGCGCTCGAACAGATCGGCCGTGGCCGTCGTCCTCGCGGTGCCGACCAGGCGCTCAAGATGCTGTGTGCGATCGCCGAGGACGTCGAGGTGCGCGTGCCTCGACGCCGTGCCCGCGGGTCCCGGCTGACCCGTGGTCTGCTCGCCACGACGGTCGCCGCCACCGTGCTCGGTGTCACCGGCGTCGCGGCCGCCGAACCCGGCGGCTCCGGCAGCCTCGCCTTCTGGACGGCGCAACCCGGCCAGAGCCACGTCGACGCGGCCGACCGGTCGATCGGCGAGGCCCAGCGGTCGCTCCTCGAGGGCAACCGCACCGAGGCCACCCAGGCGCTCGACGAGGCCGACCAGGAGCTGATGCGCGCGAGCCAGAGCAGGCGTACCGCGCTGCTCAAGCGCCGCTCGACCGAGCTGCGCGGGCACACCAACTCCAAGACACCGCGTCCGCTGCCGACCACGGAGTCGACGCCGACCTGGTCCTGGTCGTGGGGCATCCCCGGCGGTGGGCCCGGCTGGCAGCCCAAGGGCAAGTGCCTGCTGATCCTCTGCACGACGACGTCGTCCGCGAAGCCGACCGTGCAGAAGACGCCTGGCGCGTCGACCTCGACGGAGGAACGTCCCGGCCTGCTGTTCCGCCGGCCGAGCAGTGCGACGCCGACCACGCCCGGCGCGCCCGGGCTGCCGTCGCCGTCCTCGCCCAACTCGCCCTCGGCGACGCCGGTGCTGCCGACCTCGCCGACGACGACGAAGCCGTCCCCGTCCGACACCGACTCCTCGTCGCCGAGCGACGACGGGTCCGACGAGAACACCCCGAGCGGGCGGCCGAGCGCCAGCCCCACGCCGTAACGCACACACGGAGCGGCCGGTCACCCCAGCGCGGGGTGACCGGCCGCTCCGTCGCGTTCAGTCGTCTTCCGGCTCGTCCTCCGCGGCGTCGAGGACGCCGTCGAGGTAGCCGCGGGCGTAGTCCCAGCTGACGTACTGCGACGGGTCGGGTGCGAACGCGGGCTCGTGCACGCCCGACCGTCCGTCGCCGATCATCTGGCGCAGGTTGCCGCCGAGCAGGTCCCAGTCGAAGTAGTGCTCCTCGCCGCACTCGCTGCACGCCATCGCGAGCCCGCGGACGCCCTGCGGCTCGAGCAGCGCGCGGAACATCTCGACGTCCTGGAGGTCGGACTCGACGCCGACGCGCTCGTCATCGGTGAGCCCGGGCTCGTCGTCGGGGTCGTCGCCGAGCAGGGCGGCCGGATCATCGGGGTCACCGGCGAACGGGTCGCGAGGCGTCTCGTCACGCACGTTGCCACCCTAACGGGATGCCGGCGCGCCCGCGCACCGACGCGGGGTTCACCGCACGTAGCATGGGAGGCACCGCCCGCTCTCCGCCCAGAAGGTGTCATGGACCTCACCGGTGTTTCCGAGAAGTTCGCTCGACTGGGGCTCACGTTCGACGACGTCCTGCTGCTGCCAGGTGCGTCCGACGTGCTGCCGAGCGGCGCCGATACGTCGACCAGGGTGTCGAGACGTGTGGTGCTGCGCGTGCCGCTCGCGTCGTCGCCCATGGACACCGTCACCGAAGCGCGGATGGCGATCGCGATGGCACGGCAGGGTGGCATCGGGGTGCTGCACCGCAACCTGTCCATCGACGACCAGGCGTCGCAGGTCGACCTGGTGAAGCGGTCCGAGGCCGGCATGGTCACCAACCCGGTCACCTGCTCGCCCGACGACATCCTCGGCGCCGTCGACAAGATGTGCGCGCTCTACCGCATCTCTGGCGCACCGGTCGTCGACGCAGCCGGAGTGCTCGTCGGCATCGTGACCAACCGCGACATGCGGTTCGAGCGCGACGAGACCAGGCCCGTGCGTGAGGTCATGACGCCGATGCCGCTCGTCACCGCGGCGCCCGACGTCGATGCCGACGAGGCGTTCCGGTTGCTGCGTACGCACAAGGTGGAGAAGCTGCCACTCGTCGACGCGGCCGGTCGGCTGCAGGGACTCATCACCGTCAAGGACTTCGTCAAGCGCGACCAGTACCCGGGCGCCACCAAGGATGCGGACGGACGTCTCGTGGTCGCCGCCGCGATCGGGGTCGGGGAGGACGCGTACAAGCGCGCGCGCTCTCTCGTCGACGCGGACGTCGACCTGCTCGTCGTCGACACCTCGCACGGGCACGCGAACGCCGTGATCGAGATGGTGCGCAGGCTGAAGAAGGACACCGACGTCGACGTGGTCGGCGGTAACGTCGCCACCGCGGCAGGGGCGCAGGCGCTCGTCGACGCCGGTGTCGACGGTGTCAAGGTCGGGGTCGGGCCGGGGTCGATCTGCACCACCAGGGTCGTCGCCGGGGTGGGCGCACCACAGATCACCGCGATCCACGAGGCTGCCTCGGTGTGCAAGCCCGCCGGTGTGCCCGTCATCGGTGACGGCGGCCTGCAGTACTCCGGTGACATCGCCAAGGCGATCGTCGCCGGTGCCGACACCGTGATGCTGGGCAGCCTGCTCGCCGGGTGCGAGGAGAGCCCTGGCGAGCTGCTGTTCATCAACGGCAAGCAGTTCAAGTCGTACCGCGGCATGGGCTCGCTCGGCGCGATGGAGAGCCGCGGCGGGCAGAAGTCCTACTCCAAGGACAGGTACATGCAGGACGACGTCATGTCCGACGACAAGCTCGTGCCCGAGGGCATCGAGGGGCAGGTGCCGTACCGTGGGCCGCTGTCGGCCGTGGCGTACCAGCTGATCGGTGGGCTACGGCTCGCGATGGGGTACGTCGGCGCGCAGACGATCCCGGAGATGTACGAGAAGGGCCGGTTCACCCGGATCACCGCCGCGGGGCTCACCGAGAGCCACCCGCACGACATCGCGATGACCGTCGAGGCCCCCAACTACCACGGCCGCTGAGGCCCGAGGAGACCATGAACGATCCAGCGAAGGAGCTCGACGAGCGGGCCGGAGGTAGGAGCCGCGGTCGACCGAGCACCCGAGCTGACGCCGTCGCGGCACCTGCCGGAGGGCCGGGAGGAGGCGGTCGCGCGTGAACGACGTCGAGATCGGCCGGGGCAAACGTGGGCGCGTGGCGTACGGGTTCGAGGACGTCGCCATCGTGCCGTCGCGGCGCACCCGCGACCCCGAGGAGGTCTCGGTCGCCTGGCAGATCGACGCGTACCGGTTCGAGATGCCGCTGGTGGTCCCGCCGATGGACAGCGTCGTCTCGCCGCAGACCGCGATCACCGTCGGGCGGCTCGGCGGTCTCGCCGTGCTCGACCTCGAGGGCCTGTGGACCCGGTACGACGACCCGGAGCCGCTGCTCGCGGAGGTGGGCGAGCTGCCCGAGGACGTCGCGACCAAGCGGCTCCAGGAGATCTACGCCGAGCCGGTCAAGGAGGAGCTGATCGGTCGCCGGATCGAGGAGGTCAGGCGGGGCGGCGTGATCGTCGCCGGCGCGCTGACGCCGCAGCGGACCGCCCAGTACTACAAGGCGGTCATCGACGCGGGCGCCGACATCTTCGTGATCCGCGGCACCACGGTGTCGGCCGAGCACGTGTCGAGCCGCTCCGAGCCGTTGAACCTCAAGCAGTTCATCTACGAGCTCGACGTCCCCGTCGTCGTCGGCGGATGTGCCACGTACCAGGCGGCGCAGCACCTGATGCGCACCGGTGCGGCCGGCGTGCTCGTCGGCTTCGGTGGCGGGTCGGCGCACACGACCCGCAAGGTGCTCGGTGTCGCCGTGCCGATGGCGACGGCGATCGCCGACGTCGCGGCGGCGCGGCGCGACTACCTCGACGAGTCCGGCGGCAGGTACGTCCACGTCATCGCCGACGGCGGCATGGCCAGGAGCGGCGACGTCACCAAGGCGATCGCGTGCGGCGCCGACGCCGTCATGGTGGGCTCGCCGCTCGCGCGCTCGGCCGAGGCGCCGGGACGCGGCTGGCACTGGGGCGCCGAGGCCACGCACGGCGAGCTGCCCCGCGGCGAGCGCGTCCACGTCGGCACGGTCGGCTCGCTGGAGCAGGTGCTGCTCGGGCCGTCCAAGGTGTCCGACGGGTCGATGAACTTCGTCGGCGCCCTGCGCCGGGCGATGGCGACGACGGGGTACTCCGAGCTCAAGGAGTTCCAGCGCGTCGAGGTCGTGGTCGACCCCGGGCACTGACCGTCAGGTGTCGAGGTCGAGCACGACCTTCACGTCGTCGTCGCGCGGCGTCATCGCGTCGGCGAAGTCGGCCAGCGGGATCCGCCGGACGAGCCGGTCGAGCCAGCCGCGATCGGCGCGGGTGAGAGCGGCCGTCGCGAGCTCGTAGTGACGCCGGTTGGCGTTGACCGAGCCGATGACGACGTCGTTCTCGAGCACGAGCTCGCGGTTGAGACCCCCCATGTCGGTCGTGAGGGTGCGGCCGGCCGACGACACACCGGTCAGGCAGACGATGCCGTACGGCGCGGTGTGGGCCATGGCGTCGAAGACGAGCCGGTCGACGCCGGTCGCCTCGATGACGATGTCGGGGCGGAGCGCGCTCGCGACCTCGGCCATGTCGCCATGGTGGTAGTCGGCGCCGAGATCGGCGACCAGGCGAGGCTTGGGGCCCGCCGTCACCCGGTCGAGCACGTGCACGTCGAGGCCGCGTTGAACGCCGAGCAGCGCGGCGAGCAGTCCGATGGGACCCGCGCCGGTGACCAGGACCGTACGCGGCTCGAACCACGAGCGCGCCCCGATCCGCTCGATCTGCTCCCATGCCTTGGCCACCACCGACGTGGGCTCGACGAGGACCGCCACGCGGTCGAGCGCAGCGTCGACGCGGACCGCGTACCCGGGCTCGACCGTCCAGCGTTCGCTGCCATACCCGTCGAGCCGCTTGATGCCGCGCTCGGTGTAGCCGCCGTTGCGGCACATGTCGAACTCCCCGCGGGCACACGCTCCGCACGGCTCGGGATCGGGCCGACGCACCACGCCGACGACGAGATCGCCGGCGGCGAACCCGCTGCCGGTAGGCGCGTCGAGCACCCGCCCCGCCGACTCGTGCCCCAGCACCAGCCGGTCACGTCCCGGCGGCGCCCACCCGTACGCGCCCGACGCGATCTCACGGTCGGTGCCGCAGATGCCGAGTGCGACGCCCTGCACCAGCAGCTCGCCCTCGGCGGGTACCGGCTCCTCGACCTCGACCACGGAAGCGACCTCGGACCGACCGGGAACGACCGTCAACGCACGCATGAAGCCACCCTGCCACGCCCGGTCGCGGCGGTGCCGTGTGCGGTGCGAGGGGTCGTCGGTGGAGCTTCACCTCACCGACGTGGACTTCACCTCGTCCCGGCACGAGGTGAAGTCCACGTTGATCACGTGAACGTGATCAACGGCGCAGACGGACCGACGCCCGCTCGCGCGGGTCGGTCGCCGCGGCCACCAGCCAGGACATCGCGTCCTTGCCGGCCACCACCGGGTTGCTGAGGTGGCCGACCTCGGCGACCTCCATCGTCACCCGGTCGCCGGGCCGCAGGGTGAACGACATCTCCGGGACGATCCCGGTGCCGGTCGCCAGGATCACGCCCTGCGGGAACGGCGCCTCGCGGAAGAGGTGCTCGACGAGGTCGGCGAAGGTGCGGTGCAGCCTGGCCGTGGAGGTGTGGCCCTCCCAGACGACGCCCCCGTCGCGCTCCACGGTGAGGGAGACGGCAAGGTCGTTCGGGTCGGCGACCTCCCATGCCGGACGGACGCCGGCCGCGAGCGCGCAGGATCCCGCATAGACCTTCGCCTGCGGCAGGTAGAGGGGGTTCTCGCCCTCGATCGTCCGCGAGCTGACGTCGTCGCAGACGGTGTAGCCGACGACCTCGGCGTAAGCGTTGAGGACGAGCGCGAGCTCCGCCTCGGGCACGTCGAGCCCGGAGTCCTCGCGTACCGCGATCGGTTCGCCGTCGGTGACCACGCGCCATGGCACCGACTTGAAGAACAGCTCCGGCCGCTTCGCGTCGTAGACGGCGGTGTAGGCGTCGGCCTGCGTGCTCTCCTCCGTCCGCGCCTCCCGGGAACGCTGGTACGTGACACCGGCCGCCCACACCTCCATCAGGCCGTCCGTCGGCGGCAGCGGCACCAGGTCGCCGAGGTCGCGCCCGGGACCGGACGCGCCCTCGACGAGCGCGGTGATCTCGCCGAGCGGCCGGGTCAGCAGGTCGCCCATGTCGTCGATGCCGGCGAGAGCGGTCACGACGCCGTCGCGTTCGACGCCCAATCCATGCGCGCCCGTGTCACGCCCGATGTACCTGAGGATGCGTGAGAAACCAGGTGTCTGTGTCACGCTCTCATTGTGTCGGAAACGTCGCTGCGCACCTACTCCTCGTCCGCCGTCGACGGTGGACGAGTGCGGCTCGACGTGGTCG comes from the Streptosporangiales bacterium genome and includes:
- a CDS encoding M15 family peptidase, coding for MMLAACGSDSPGGPAGTSGRPTTGATSSGAAATSPASQTPVTVRPLGAKNAADLLVRGRGTLTASLRTAIDRVRGVGTTLTFAAGTTTVNGTKVTVAAVDPSTFRSYAPTGTAESDALWQSVARGELAVMHTRARTLALSLGAQADLGGTSRRVGAFATTLPGIDVVVSDAVGRQLGLRGTTGLVASVGRADPGEVGQRVTRLVGKRADVDLLTAPAAVPRSFLTGNAAAQAFGTFSYRYSANGTISPDPQWVRANIRTETVPLLGKVTCHRLMLPQLRGALEEVVRSGIAAKIHPDEYAGCYVPRFIESNPNQPISLHTWGIALDMNVPGNQRGTRGEMDRRVVAIFKKWGFSWGGDWSYTDPMHFELAALLKDPPS
- the guaB gene encoding IMP dehydrogenase, translating into MDLTGVSEKFARLGLTFDDVLLLPGASDVLPSGADTSTRVSRRVVLRVPLASSPMDTVTEARMAIAMARQGGIGVLHRNLSIDDQASQVDLVKRSEAGMVTNPVTCSPDDILGAVDKMCALYRISGAPVVDAAGVLVGIVTNRDMRFERDETRPVREVMTPMPLVTAAPDVDADEAFRLLRTHKVEKLPLVDAAGRLQGLITVKDFVKRDQYPGATKDADGRLVVAAAIGVGEDAYKRARSLVDADVDLLVVDTSHGHANAVIEMVRRLKKDTDVDVVGGNVATAAGAQALVDAGVDGVKVGVGPGSICTTRVVAGVGAPQITAIHEAASVCKPAGVPVIGDGGLQYSGDIAKAIVAGADTVMLGSLLAGCEESPGELLFINGKQFKSYRGMGSLGAMESRGGQKSYSKDRYMQDDVMSDDKLVPEGIEGQVPYRGPLSAVAYQLIGGLRLAMGYVGAQTIPEMYEKGRFTRITAAGLTESHPHDIAMTVEAPNYHGR
- a CDS encoding GuaB3 family IMP dehydrogenase-related protein gives rise to the protein MNDVEIGRGKRGRVAYGFEDVAIVPSRRTRDPEEVSVAWQIDAYRFEMPLVVPPMDSVVSPQTAITVGRLGGLAVLDLEGLWTRYDDPEPLLAEVGELPEDVATKRLQEIYAEPVKEELIGRRIEEVRRGGVIVAGALTPQRTAQYYKAVIDAGADIFVIRGTTVSAEHVSSRSEPLNLKQFIYELDVPVVVGGCATYQAAQHLMRTGAAGVLVGFGGGSAHTTRKVLGVAVPMATAIADVAAARRDYLDESGGRYVHVIADGGMARSGDVTKAIACGADAVMVGSPLARSAEAPGRGWHWGAEATHGELPRGERVHVGTVGSLEQVLLGPSKVSDGSMNFVGALRRAMATTGYSELKEFQRVEVVVDPGH
- a CDS encoding alcohol dehydrogenase catalytic domain-containing protein — its product is MRALTVVPGRSEVASVVEVEEPVPAEGELLVQGVALGICGTDREIASGAYGWAPPGRDRLVLGHESAGRVLDAPTGSGFAAGDLVVGVVRRPDPEPCGACARGEFDMCRNGGYTERGIKRLDGYGSERWTVEPGYAVRVDAALDRVAVLVEPTSVVAKAWEQIERIGARSWFEPRTVLVTGAGPIGLLAALLGVQRGLDVHVLDRVTAGPKPRLVADLGADYHHGDMAEVASALRPDIVIEATGVDRLVFDAMAHTAPYGIVCLTGVSSAGRTLTTDMGGLNRELVLENDVVIGSVNANRRHYELATAALTRADRGWLDRLVRRIPLADFADAMTPRDDDVKVVLDLDT
- a CDS encoding fumarylacetoacetate hydrolase; this encodes MGDLLTRPLGEITALVEGASGPGRDLGDLVPLPPTDGLMEVWAAGVTYQRSREARTEESTQADAYTAVYDAKRPELFFKSVPWRVVTDGEPIAVREDSGLDVPEAELALVLNAYAEVVGYTVCDDVSSRTIEGENPLYLPQAKVYAGSCALAAGVRPAWEVADPNDLAVSLTVERDGGVVWEGHTSTARLHRTFADLVEHLFREAPFPQGVILATGTGIVPEMSFTLRPGDRVTMEVAEVGHLSNPVVAGKDAMSWLVAAATDPRERASVRLRR
- a CDS encoding sigma-70 family RNA polymerase sigma factor produces the protein MTISQLTDLDLEDLVPLAVDGDPRATEELLGRLRPLVLRYCRARLGRVGGSFDQADDVAQEVCVAVLAALPRYRDEGKPFTALVFGIAARKVVDHHRVAARTAYPTEDLPEREDGAPGPEELMLRGADAERARALLDQLPENLRHLLMLRVAAGLSAEETGQALEMSPGAVRVAQHRALARLRTLVGQDQDHEHSPQPDSESPNPRGRHRAQRQRKRGKEVTT